A stretch of DNA from Hippoglossus stenolepis isolate QCI-W04-F060 chromosome 16, HSTE1.2, whole genome shotgun sequence:
tgggagacagaaggagagggaaTAAGATGCATCAGGAAGGCACTCGTTACTTATTTAAAAGACACAAGGCTGACGGGTGGAATCTGAGGAAATTTGTGAAagatccagtgtgtaagatttaggtgaaagggatctatttgcagaaattgaatataaaacaatcagattgatgttttcactagtgtgattcatctgaattgtacgaattgttgttttctttaccctagaatgagccctttatatttacatactttatatttacattgagAGTGGGccctctctacagaggccgccatgttttttacagtagcccagactggacaaactaaacaccttttgagtttttatgacaactgaaggtttccacaggttctctttcatgtttggaaggggagggtgaggtgagtaCACACTCTTGTACAGTAGGTGGTGGTATGCACCTTAAGCTGTTTGCGATCAGCCAGTAAATCtagagaagaagacaaagactATTACAGCTGACTAAACAAACCTAAAAATTGGTTTATTTCAATGGCTGAGCAGCATTTGCATGTGCAATGTTGTACTTTCATGATGATGCTAGTGTTTTCCTGACCTTGTCAGAGCATGTTTGGATtaaatgctgctgttttgtgGGCACCAAAGGGATAAACATCTCAGGACCTGCAGAAAAGCTACAGCTGCACCTAAAAAATCTCTTTCAGCTGAGTAttaaaagtgacaacacaacaaagaaagaaagaaacaaaaattggtttatttcagtatttcatttattttataaaaaggGAATGCAATTACAAAAATTGTTTATGTACCAACATTAGTGTTACAGGTTGTACCAGTTTAACACAGCCAGCTTAACAGtgggaccatagactgtatataaaaaagtGGGACAGATAATCTATCGTTTAATTCTTCTCAAAATTTGATTTATATGGATGGTCTCCCAAGGAAGGTGTCGAACATGGTCAAGATTTTCTAACTTAATTTAAAGTGAACAAATATTATTTGACTTGGACTGCCTGTCGCACAAAACATTTGTAGAAGATACCAAAGAATATGAGAATAAAACTAGGTTTTTCATTGTAATTTCTGTGATTTTAGCGAAAACACACTAAATTCACTGATTGAGAAGATaatcaataatgataataatcattagttgcagtcGTTAAGTAGATTCGGCTATAAATCTCTGTCCAACTTAAAAGATATGGAGGAACAGCTTTCATATTTGGCTTTGTTCCTATTTCACCACAAGGTGGCACTATGTCATAGATAATTTGAAAATAGGCATCTGAGACTTTTCAATTTGGCTGAGAATCTTCATGACAAATTTCCTACTATAGACGGCTCTCAGAGTGGGAACAAAAGCTGATGTTTTGGACagtggttaaagttagggtGAAGTTACTATCAAGCAAATGTTGGGTATGGGTAACGTTAAGGTTCGCTTCCAGGAAATTAGTTCAAGTCCCCAAAGTGTAATGTTCCCCAAGGTGACTTGGgacaatgtaaatgtttatttacataatCTACAGAGATGATCTGTGAAATAGTAGGGCTTTCTTTTTAACGCATATGAGTCTTGTGCGCCAACTTCAATGTTTTTGTCTACACAACTTCACCTTTAGGCTTCTGAGGCTGATGTTATATCCTGCAGGGCACTGGAAAGACTTGGCCGACTTCCCAGCAGCGCACCCTCCTGGGGCTGATTCAGCCAGTGTTCCCACCCAGGAATCCTGGATGTCTGACAGGAAACAGGCCCAACTCTCTCAAGGCCACTATAAGTCAGCCTCTCCCCTCACCCCAAGTCTCCCCCTTACCCGAAAACCTCTCCCAGGGCCATTCTTTATGCTTCCCTCAGACAAACAATCTTACAAATAGACATTCTTCCATATCAAACCCTGTATTCACCCTCCCTGCCCTCTGCCCAGCTTCCCATCATAGCCCTGTCTTGCCTCCGCCTTTAAccaattgaaaaaaatgttattaGGTAAGAGAGCAGTGATTAATGGCTAAGCAGCATTTGCGTGTGCAATGTTGTACTTTCATGATGATGCTAGGGTTTTCCTGACCTTGTCAGAGCATGTTTGGATtaaatgctgctgttttgtgGGCACGAAAGGGAGAAACATCTCAGGACCTGCAGAAAAGCTACAGCTGCACCTCTTTCAGCTGAGTATTAAAcgtgacaacacaacaaagaaagaaacaaacaaaaattggtttatttcagtatttcatttattttataaaaaggGAATGCAATTACAAAAATTGTTTATGTACCAACATTAGTGTTTCAGATTGTACCGGTTTAACACAGGCAGCGTGCTACTGGACACACAAGGCTATTGCACACGAGACATTTCATACAACACAAAtcatacatactgtacaaaaatacatacatacttaCAGACATAcatagtttttttatatatttatcaaaaaaaatCATAGAATCAGGCAACACAATGAAGAGATAGGTACatagattaaaacaaatctccatcgggaaaaaaaaccctgggGGAACGCAAACATCACTGAAGCTGCCAAAGTGCTTTTCACCATTTCTACTTGGCCATCTAAATGTCAATATGAACAAAAActgagggtgaggaggattTTAAACGTGTGTCTACAGGAAGAAGGTTAGTGTAACCCTGAACAACAGGAACCGGACAATGAAAAACCGGACTTCCTATGGCTGAAGGAAGTTACGAGTTGTAGGATGTCAGAAATTAAAGAcgacccccccacacacacactcccctgtGTGTTTGGAACAAGAACTTCTCTTATTTTGTAGGGGAGGCGAGGGATCTTCGGAAAGACGAGACGCGTAAAGTTACACGCGACACATGGCTAGCAAATTAAACCAGGAAGTTCACAACAATATTTTTGTTCATGGTGCTATTTAAGAATTCACAGTGAGAGTGATCTACTCTATTCATCCCACTCTCCGATCGTCAGTGACttggttatttaaaaatgatgatcAATAATACTGTCAACAACGGAGCGCCGGCCCCGAACACTTCATACATACATTCAGCCTCAATCCCAGAGAGGAAGGCGCAAACAGAGACAGCACATCGCGGCTACGTTGCTACAACACTGTCAGGACATCGGTCCCATGAGTCAAAGCTGCTGGACAGCTGTCAATGAGTAAAATTCATCAGTGCCAACTCACTTCAGGAAACGTGCTTTCTGATTAGGCCTTCCTCCACGGAAACTGTTCAGATACAAAAGACAACAGTAAAAGCGAGAGGGGCAGATTATGAGGACAAACGAGGGAAGGGGGTGTTAATGATGGAGGCTGGAGCTGGAATATATCATACACATTAGTGCTTACAAAAGAGTTAGGATTCCATGCATTAAATGTAAGCAGATTTATCAGATGCAAGGTTATATAGGGGATATATAGCCCTGGTTTGGTGGGGGGAGACTCGTGCTAGTATGGCTTCTGTGGAGCGCCGTGTTGAGCGGAGCTGATCATGCCTTCGCTTCAGTCAAGAACGAGCGATGAATCTAAAGGCCTAATGTTAACACATATTACAGAGGAAGAGTAATGTGGTTAAACCTCACAAAGGACAACAATCACGAAAGTAATCTACAAAGTGCAATTTTGCAAGCTTTGCATTGATGCAGTTCCTGAAAGGCCCATAACAACTCACCATATCTACGATATAATGCATGCTATTGTTCCATTTTTTGGCTTTTAATAGGGGTTTACATgtgtagaaagaaaaacaagatgacaGGCTTATACATTAAAATGGTATGCCACTCCATATTAACTAATGGGAGTAcctatattttaaaaaagctattttcacatttcagaaaGTTCTCTCCTTTTACATTAGTTTCCTcttgaaacattgtgtttttacaccCAGTGAATGGGTGAATTGTTTGAATGATGATTGTGAATTCACACAGGTTTTATGTAATGAAAGTCTGCATTGGAGAATGTGTCACTACACACTGCCGCACTCCGGCCTCGCCACACATGTCAGTCCACGGCTTGCTCTCTATAATATCTCATCACAGCCTCTCTGctttaactcacacacacacattcactctcactctcacacacgcacacacacacacacgcacacacacatgcacacacacacacacacacacacacacacaagcacacacaagcacacacaagcacactgatgtgtttgcaCCAAATTAGACACAGGTGGTACAATCTTGCATGATGGGTATGCTCTGGTGTTCGTGTTTGTTCGTGCAGTGTTCCAGGGAGCTGGAGCTCTTTAGAGGGACCAGACAGCGGTCATTGGGCCGCCCGCTATGCAGCACCCCCCAGCAGCACAGCACACGCAGAAACTCCTTCCTCATGTCCTTGCTGCGCAGCGTGTAGATGACTGGGTTAAGAGCTGAGTTCAGAGTGGCAAAGCCAAAAAAGATGTCTGCTTTGGAGAGGATATTGCAGAACTGTATGCCACAGGATGAGTCTAGGAGGAGGATGATAAAAGCTGGCAGCCAGCACATGATGAAGACACCCAGCACTATTGTGACTGTTTTCAAAAGGGCATAGGCCGGTGAGTTGGTTGCTTCCTGGTGGCTGGAGCGTACAATCAAGTAGATCTTCACATAAAGGATGACAATAGAGAGCAATATGAGGCTGAAAATGGTGACGACAAAGACAATGTATTTCTTGGAGTAGAGGGGCAACACGGCCGAGCATTCAGGCTGGTTGTTGATGCAGTTCCAGCCGATGATGGGTAGTCCTCCGAGTAGGATGGAGGTGACCCAACATGCTCCTATCAGGAGGAACATGCGGCACGTTTTAGTGGAGCCGTACACCTTCACCTTGGTAATAGCTGTGTAGCGCTCTATAGCTATCGCCAGCAAGCTGAAAACAGAAGCCGCCAGAGCGATGAACGCGGTGCCCTCCCGGATGAACCACTGCACAGGCACCAGGTCAAAGGTCGCCGACCCTGATAGAAAAATGTTGGCTATGTAGGCCGAGCCTGCCAGCAGGTCAGAGAATGCCAGGTTGCcgatgaagaaaaacatggcgGAGTGGAACTTCTTGTTGCGGCAGACGGCGAGGAGGACCAGCAGATTCTCCaggatgatgatggtgcagaGGACCACGATGACGATGTTGAGGGTGTTGAGCTGCTTTTTATTCCGATAGTACTCATTCAGCTCATGCGTGGTCTTGTTCTTTGCGAACGCATAGTAGGCGCGGATGAGACTCTCATTGTAATACTGGGAATACTTGCTCCTCATGGTGACGGGCTGGCAGAGCACGGTGGCTTTACGGCAAAGATTCATTCACACAGCGGAGTCGTGAAGAGTGTCTACGCAGATTATCATCGCCTCTCAGGACAGGAAGCAGGCCTAGGCCGCGAGGGAGACTGCCTGTCCCACAGTTGCGTCTTAGAAGCTTGATGTGGGtcacctgcacagacacaggaagagagagaaggccTGGGTTACTCACAGGGGACATTTTTGTTGCACTAATGAAATAAACTGTGGCAAagcaaacatacattttttggaAAAGTCACGCACTCGCCAAAGTCAAACTCTTTGAGCAAAACAAAGTCTCTAAGCAACAACCTGTGCCTCAGTCTCCAGAGTGGAAACATTTTCTTCAATTTACTTTAAGTAGACGTCATTGTAGTAACTCAACATCAAAGTAAGAAGAAGCAGCAAAAGGGCAGAgctttgaaataataaatatatatattgtcatGTCCTTCAGGCGTAAACATTCAACATGAAGAGTGAGCATTTTTGATTTAGTGTAAATACCTACAATCAAATGACACAAATGAATGGCCGCTCAGCGAATACACTGCACTCACTGTATCCATCTGTTACATCCTGCACTGAAAGCCCATGAAGGCGCAGTTGCAGCTTGTTGCAGTCTAAAAccagaatgacactcagtagagcgatTACCTCCACCAAGCTCCAACACTCCCTTAAATTcactcaagctgcaccaagttttTTCTCTCAAGATCCATTATTTATTCCCTGGGTCATGAgtgaacatgttgaaaaacgctCACAAAATACCAAGAAATGCCAAGTTTCCTAAAAATCCGTTCAGATGTGTAATCTTAACATGTATGTAACATACAAACGGGCAGGGATTATAAATGTGCTTTACAAAAATGACTCTGATAGGGGAATATCAACTTGCTCTGAAAAATTACAACACTCAAAGATCGTCTCTTTTTTGGGATGTTGAACCTGAGCGGGCAGAGACCATCTTCAGGTAGAGGAATACACTACTCTGTGAGGCTCTGCGAGCACTGGCGCTGAGACAAAAGGGCCACGCTCGCAGTCAGAAGGGGACATTCCACCAACCCTGTCCGAGCACTCGGCTGTCAACACAGGGCATTGTTGTGGGGAGCGAACCATTCCACTCCAGTGAGCTACCTCTTGAAACTTCAGCATAGCTCGTGCATCAGCCAGACCTCTTCATCCTGTCCGGCCCCTTCCAACCAGTTCAGAAAATCCGCCAGCAAATCAAACAGATACCCgagaagtggaggagggagcCTCCTCGACTCTAAAGCTTCCTGAGTAGTGACTGACATGCTGCCGTTTATTATTCTATACACTTAATGTGGATGTTGCATGGTTGTGTGAGTGATATCCCGATGCCTGGTCTGAATAATTACGctacacacacaatgacattaTGTTGTACAGTACTTTATGGGACTATGTTGCTGTTTTGTCATGCATCCAACATCAGAATGCACAAACAAGCTTAATCAATGAGGAAAACCTTGACCTAATCACGTGTCAAATTTTAGAAAAATTTACAATAATGAATTATACCCCAAAAAACAGGGAATCACGAATGTGACTTAAAATGCTCCTATGAGGAAAAACCTATCGATAAAccaaacttaaataaaacaggCTGCAGTAATAGGGATGAGAAGAAAACTTAAAGGCTCTGGAAATCTAATTACAGGTGGAGCTGGTGTCTTAAACCTGTCAAAAGTAACAGGATCCCTTTTGCAGGGCCAGCTCCAGAGGTAATTCTACACCGATGCTTGACTTCACAACCGGCCTGGGTGGCTGCAGCAAGCTCATAACTGGAAACCTTGAGTGGAAAGTGGGGCTGGagctctttctcctctgtcctgctTTGGGCTTCAACTCAAAACCTGGGAGAGCGAAAAGATGGAGAGGGGATGGAGACAAAGCCGGACAGCGAGCATGCATGTGGAACGGCATCTGGACACAAAGGCAGGAATCCGAGACGTCACTGTGATgagcacatggacacacaaagTCGCCGGTGGGAAGTGTTGCACCACAGAACTTTGCACAGAAAACACGTTATGGTGCTGCAAAGCTTTTCGCCcgaaaacagacattttctgcaCACAGCTGCTATTGGTTTCCAGTAATAACCAGCACACTGTTTCCCCAAGCTGGAACAAAGAACAATAGTCTCCTTCAATGTGAAGAGCGTTGCCCTTCAGCCTTAATAATGAGACAGCACACTTCCATTTGGCTGCTGCAACTGTATCATAGCAGGAATTTATTTACAGTTGAGCACCCCCTTGTCAGAACCTCTACAGCAGAACAGCttgcccccacccccctcccccaatCCTTTATAGCACGATTAATACACACGAATAAGAAACCTGAGGCAGAGCACGTGTGCCAGCTGTAATTACATTAGGTCACATTATAGCAGCCTATTTTGTTTAATGGAAAAGTCAGCTGAGATAGACCAGCTCTGTATCGCCACCGCCTCAAGCCCACTAAGAGGAAAAAGCGCTGGTTTTCCTTTGTTAGGAACCACTGCGGCAAAATGTGGCCCTGGAGACACCGACTGCAGTGGGAACCGTCACAGAGGTGGTTTTCAGTACTTCAGCAAGTGTCTGTGCAAAGATTTTTCCAGCACCAGTGTCACAACTGTgcaagatacacacacaaaacattataGGTGAGTGTTTGAGATCAAAATGAGTTCAAAGATGGGTGTGGTTCAACCCGTGCATACAGAGTAGGTAAGCATTGATGTAGTAATGAGGAGTGAGTGCTCATGGGCCGGAACAGCCACGTGTAGACGGGCGTCAAGGCTCCTGATCCCATCAAGCAACGATCTCTAGTCTTGTCTGGTTTCTTTCACTCAGCTCTGCCAGGTTTTCTCAAGAcacttctctctccatctgctgtGTAGACAACTCGAGGTCCTCCTGACAACGCGGAGTCCTCGGCGTCTGTCATCAGGGGATTTCGCTGTGTGTGGGAAACCTGACAGGCTGGTTTGCCTACAGCACCATCTCTGTAGGCAAAGCAGCCCTGCCCCTCCACCTGTCGTGCGCCACTCGGATGTTTCCACCGTGATTGGCTGGAGTGGAGACGTCCCAGTGAGACTTCCTGCTATGCAGCGCCGCCCTCCTGACCAATCGTCAGAGTGGTGACCTATGTTTGACCGAGACGTAACTGTCACATATTCACAATGGACATCAGACATTGTTCAAAAATGTTGCAACAGTATCCAACATCTTTCTTAACTAACACAATTGGAGATTGTTGTGTCTTTGAATTGCATGTCTACACTTACAATCAATGTGTATTTTGCATTCGATGCATGTTTGCATAGAAGATATGTTTCCATATAACTCAACTATAATTTATCGATATTTAGGTTGCATTGCTAAATTGTAAAAATAGACCGAGCAGTATACTCCCAATGTATTCATTCACAAGCAAAGGCTACTTAAACGGAttcatggtaaaaaaaaaaaattcgcTCTCAAGTTCTTCCTCTGTGacttaataattatataaatacacttaAGTTTTATTGAGTGGGACGTAGATGTTCGATACTCAAGgaattcatacatttttcaattGTAAACTAAACTTCTTGAGAACAGACGGCAAGGAGTTTCATAAACCAACATTACGTTGTAGGTGAAAGTGAAGAAACCTGACAGAAAGCTCAACACAATATCCTGTCTGTATTTCACAGACACGGTTAGACAAGGTGAAGAAAGAACGggcagaggaataaaaaacGAGACAAAGgaagacaaacaacagacaggaaATCCTTTAAGTTTTTTTGATCCTTATTATGCCCACAAATATAGCACGTTTCTCTTCATTTGTGAAACGATGCTCTTGTGGCATTCACACATTCTACAGGCATGCGAACAAATTGTGTTCAGGATTTTTTGCAACCGCACATACACTAAAACATTTTAGAAGAATTATGTATTGTAAGATTTGCCTCCATTTGGATTACACAGTTCTATCATAAGGATGATTtaaattaacatatttaaaattcTTTATAAACACATTGGGTTTATTCTACTATTTCActcttaaatattttttggaGCGTTCACTTGAGAATTTGCTTTAATTAACCATTGGACCACTGCTGCAAATGGCTGCATTTGAAGCATAGTTATTTTCTAACATCCAATAGCTGATTCAAAATGGACTGATGGTCCCTGTTGAAAGgtgactctggttttctccTAATCCTAACAAGCCCGAGTTTCCCTCTCCATCATGGGGCTGACAGCTGCACAAAAGCCTCAGGTGTTTTTCCAAGAAACACCTGATAAGCCCCAATTAGCCGACCGTCCGTCTGCTCACCGGAAAAAAAAAGGCACCGCCGGCCCATGACGCCACCTTCTACCTGTCGCCCCCCGCTTCTCTTGAGCAAAAAGCACTTAAAAGCAACCTAAGCCTCGACAAAGCACAACTGCACAGGAGCATTTTCACTCACACGTACAATGTATCATTGCACAAACATTTCAGTTGAGGTCAGAGCAGCGATTGTTTGCACTGaaaaatgttcactttgtttctctgctgagCTGTTTGTGGTCTGAAACATCCGCTAACACATCTCCTTCAATCTGCCCTTCACACTACCTGCACCCCAGTCGCTGTGATGGCAACACGGCACCAAATTCAGCATCTTGTATGTATTCACAGAACCTTCTCCACAAATGCAGCAGACTATAACAGACTATAACTATAACttgttcagactgaaatatgaaaacattaatcatgtacattttccattttagGGACGTTTAATGACTTCCTGCACCCCCTCTAAAACACAGTGGGCCTTTCTCTCTTAATAAAGACCTTATCTCTCCCCAGATTTAAGAACAGTCACAAGTCatccatcacagacacacaaagagcatctgctgctgtgatttgCTCTTTCCGGTTTCACAGCCATTAACGGCTGGTGTCGGTGAGGAACTTCTCTCTACCTCCGCCAACGTTATGTTTTTGCCTATTTTTGTTGTTTCGTTTTTTGTTTGTTCGCAAAAAAACTACTTGAAGgaattcaaatacattttgcgGAGGGGTGGGGATTGACAAGGAAGAACTAATACAATTTTGTTACGGACccggatcagggggtggatcctagattttgtttttcactttctttaacattgtgtttttcaacatttcgtTGACTTCTCAAAAATGGATGTACATCATGTGTATCCTGAAAATACAAATCAGCCACATGTAGATGACTGAtaactatgtgtgtgtcacatttggtgcgacttgattgaatttaaggaggcTGTTCTGTGAGGTATGCGCTCTCCTGTGTGCCATTATGACCAGTATCTATATTTTATGTATCATTTTATcaattgttttatgttgttttattgaccGAATTATGGGATTTGTAAAATGTCCTTGGGTGTGTGATTAATAAAAAGTATCATTGTTATCCCTGTCAGTACTTGTTTTAAGAAAGAAACATGAGCATTTCAGAGAAATAGTAGCCGAGGAGGAAAATTCCATGTAAAAAGTGTAGCGATGTTGTCAGAAAGTTCCCCCAGTCAAGTGTTGACATGTCAGACGCACTGGAGAAAACCCAGCTTTTACCACCACAAGGTTTCACCACTGCTACCACAGGAGATTCAGCTTTAAGGAAATGACTAAAGCAAAAGATGTGAGACGGCTCAACACCCACACTCTTTCTCGACTTGCTTCCGTTTCTTAAACATTATGAGCAATGACATACTGAACGTTCTCGTCTCCACACTGATAGCTCAGGCCTCCTCTAAGCTGCTGGGGGCTGCTGCACACATGGGCCCATTAAGGCAGGCCCCTTTTTTCCGGCATGGAGCTGCTCCCTGTGtaaccacagaaaacacagggatGGACTGTGTCTGCTGGCAGGTGGTTGCAGTGCCCCTCATGCAGCTCTAGCTATCTATCAATGAGCCCCAGGGCCCTGTGAGTGCAATCTTTTCACACTCGCACAGCAACACTATTGATTGTCCGCCCTCATTTTCCGGGGAAAAAAGCATCCATGTTTCCAGTATCACTGCAACCGGGATGGGAGGGACTTATGTTGCTGCTGCGAGGCGACTAAAATCCATGTCCCGCTCCTTCAGACGACCTTGGTCACGGCACAGACTAAACAGTCATGCACAGTTTACGCTCTTTCTCAGCAGCGTCGCTTTCTACAAGGTGAAAATGAAAGCAAGAACAATTCTCTTTGGTTATGACTGTCTGTGTTTATCGTAAGCCGCTCATATCTCTGTCCCATGCCACGCTGCAGACAAGCTCGCTGATAAAACCGATGCCAAAAACAGTGACAAAGAAGCACAGCTGAAACGAAGACAATGTCCACAAACATACGTGTTTAACATCAAACTGAGCAGTGAAGCATCAACAACTTTTGACCGTTGTACAAAGGGATAGTTCTGTTGgccaaaaagaaaatcaattccCTTAAACAGCCAATATTGAAGCTAAACTCGTGGCCACAGATATCTGCAGTAGTTTACTGATATTTCCTAAACACCAGAAATCAAAGTAGTAAAATCCCAAGAGACAGACGCTCTTTGTGGTAGTTATTTCACACACTGTAGGCCACTAAAGAGAAGTGTGGGCCGAGGCAAATTTGTCGACCGTGTGTTGTtttgaaactgcagcagctcattaaATCAccagacaaatgaaaaatagagTGTTTTTATATAGGAAATgcaaacgagagagagagagagagagaaaagagccTATTTTGGTGTCGCAGCATAACTTGCACAGTCGAGAGGCAGAGCAGACTGATGAGAGATATGAGACAAGGGGCCTGCAGTATCTCACAGTTTCTAGCTTGGAGAGGAACTCAACTAAACCGTCAAAAATAATCTTGGCAAAGGAACATCTGTAGCTTGTCAAACTatgctgcagacaaacacagatcacATCCCCAAAAAATATAGATGTGTTTATTCCAAGTTTGC
This window harbors:
- the s1pr2 gene encoding sphingosine 1-phosphate receptor 2, with amino-acid sequence MNLCRKATVLCQPVTMRSKYSQYYNESLIRAYYAFAKNKTTHELNEYYRNKKQLNTLNIVIVVLCTIIILENLLVLLAVCRNKKFHSAMFFFIGNLAFSDLLAGSAYIANIFLSGSATFDLVPVQWFIREGTAFIALAASVFSLLAIAIERYTAITKVKVYGSTKTCRMFLLIGACWVTSILLGGLPIIGWNCINNQPECSAVLPLYSKKYIVFVVTIFSLILLSIVILYVKIYLIVRSSHQEATNSPAYALLKTVTIVLGVFIMCWLPAFIILLLDSSCGIQFCNILSKADIFFGFATLNSALNPVIYTLRSKDMRKEFLRVLCCWGVLHSGRPNDRCLVPLKSSSSLEHCTNKHEHQSIPIMQDCTTCV